CGGGACCGGGCGCAACCGCGTTGATGGTTATGCCGGAAGGACCGAACTCTTTGGCCAATTGACGGGTAAATTGTTCAACGGCTCCCTTCGTGCCTGCATAGACGCTATAAGTCGGGAACATCGCTCCAGCAACAGAAGTTGAGAAATTAATGATGCGACCATTTCTATTCATATGCTTGAAAGCCTGCTGGCAAGCGAAGTAGGTGCCTTTGACATTGATGGCGAACTGCTTATCGAAATCTGCTTCCGTCATGGCCGCGATGGGTTTGGTGATCATAATGCCGGCATTATTCACAAGAATATCGATCTGTCCATAAGCCTGCAGTGTTTCTTGGAACAGACGCTCAATCTCTGCGATTTGACTGATATCGGCTTGAACGGCTAAAGCTTCCCCACCGTTTCTCTTGATGCCTGCAACCACTTCTTCGGCAATAGCGGCATTGCTGGCATAATTGATAATAACTTTGGCTCCTTGCCCCGCCAACTTCTCCGCAATTTCGCGGCCGATTCCTCGGGATGCTCCAGTTACTAAGGCAACTTTTCCGGTTAACATATTGTTCATCATTCAGTTCCTCCCACTTGTACTAAGGCCAGTAAGGATTAATTGCCAAACATTTTCAAAATCATGTTCACTCGTTGCTGATGACCATTCTCTAGCATGTGCTGGATGGTGGAATCGAGAAGTTGCAAGGAATACAGCCTTCGCTGTCACGTCAGTAGCCTCAGTATGAAATTCAGCAGCTT
Above is a genomic segment from Paenibacillus sp. HWE-109 containing:
- a CDS encoding SDR family oxidoreductase; its protein translation is MNNMLTGKVALVTGASRGIGREIAEKLAGQGAKVIINYASNAAIAEEVVAGIKRNGGEALAVQADISQIAEIERLFQETLQAYGQIDILVNNAGIMITKPIAAMTEADFDKQFAINVKGTYFACQQAFKHMNRNGRIINFSTSVAGAMFPTYSVYAGTKGAVEQFTRQLAKEFGPSGITINAVAPGPVNTELFTVGKTEEQINGIKSMNAFGRLGEPEDIASVVMFLAGQESQWITGQTIRINGGFV